One stretch of Bombina bombina isolate aBomBom1 chromosome 7, aBomBom1.pri, whole genome shotgun sequence DNA includes these proteins:
- the LOC128666441 gene encoding platelet glycoprotein IX: protein MMLWTNIIICQVIILLRLDCLHSVEFCPMVCECSQVLRKGVTVNCSFKKLNIVPSLPSNTIRLYLQNNSLTTVKAGAFDHLQNLEEVDMSNNPWNCDCYILYLKMWLESQPQKIMQVVRCATPATISMKPFNNLTGNEIAGCRQPWPIKCIQFLYRDLILLAFALVLLLLMSCAVCIARRLACRVTVNSKHMYRNKASNNESQKSR, encoded by the coding sequence ATGATGCTTTGGACAAATATCATAATTTGTCAAGTCATTATCCTGCTGAGACTGGATTGCTTACACAGTGTGGAATTTTGTCCAATGGTTTGTGAGTGCTCACAAGTCCTGAGAAAAGGAGTAACAGTTAATTGTAGTTTTAAGAAGCTGAACATCGTGCCTTCCCTTCCCTCTAATACTATTAGACTTTATCTGCAGAACAACAGCCTGACAACTGTTAAAGCGGGAGCCTTTGACCACTTACAAAACCTGGAGGAAGTAGATATGTCCAATAACCCTTGGAACTGTGACTGCTATATTTTGTATCTGAAAATGTGGCTTGAGTCCCAACCCCAAAAAATAATGCAAGTTGTGAGATGTGCCACTCCAGCCACAATATCAATGAAACCTTTTAACAATCTAACTGGGAATGAAATTGCAGGCTGTAGGCAGCCATGGCCAATCAAATGTATTCAGTTCCTTTACAGGGACCTGATTCTATTGGCCTTTGCTCTAGTTTTGCTTCTTTTGATGTCCTGTGCTGTTTGCATTGCCAGGAGACTAGCTTGCCGTGTTACAGTGAATTCCAAGCATATGTACAGGAATAAAGCAAGTAATAATGAGAGTCAGAAGTCAAGATAA